A single region of the Pseudorhodoplanes sp. genome encodes:
- a CDS encoding PleD family two-component system response regulator codes for MTARVLVVDDVPANVKLLEARLSAEYFDVVTATNGIEALAICDRAECDIVLLDVMMPDLDGFEVCRRIKSNPATHHIPVVMVTALDQPSDRVAGLQAGADDFLTKPVSDVALIARVRSLTRLKMMTDELRMRAVTSREIGIESAEREAIAETGRHGRILIVDDRRASYERLAALLESEHVVDVEPDPHGALFRTAEGDYELMIVSLGLQNFDGLRLCSQLRSLDRTRSLPILALCEPDDNAKLMRGLEIGINDYLLRPIDKNEMLARVRTQIRKKRYTERLRDNVQLSIEAAITDGLTGLYNRRYMESHLATLIEQAAGRHKPLTVLVLDIDYFKSINDTYGHDAGDDVLREFAIRVRKSIRGIDLACRHGGEEFVIVMPETDLAVAATVAERLRRRIAMEAFPIEQGRRSIDVTISIGIAALEGVGDSANNLLKRADQALYRAKRDGRNRVVADAA; via the coding sequence ATGACCGCTCGCGTTCTCGTCGTTGATGATGTTCCGGCCAATGTGAAGCTCTTGGAGGCGCGCCTGTCGGCGGAATATTTCGACGTCGTCACCGCCACAAACGGCATCGAGGCGCTCGCCATCTGCGACCGTGCCGAATGCGACATCGTTCTGCTCGACGTGATGATGCCCGACCTGGACGGGTTCGAAGTCTGCCGCAGGATCAAGAGCAATCCGGCAACGCATCACATTCCCGTGGTCATGGTCACGGCGCTGGACCAGCCGTCCGATCGCGTCGCCGGTCTGCAGGCGGGCGCCGACGATTTCCTGACCAAGCCGGTCTCCGATGTGGCGCTGATTGCGCGGGTGCGCTCGCTAACGCGTCTGAAGATGATGACGGACGAATTGCGCATGCGCGCCGTGACCTCGCGCGAGATCGGCATCGAGAGTGCGGAACGCGAGGCAATTGCGGAAACCGGCCGGCATGGCCGCATCCTGATCGTTGATGATCGGCGTGCGTCTTATGAGCGTCTGGCCGCGCTGCTCGAATCCGAGCATGTGGTGGATGTCGAGCCCGATCCGCATGGCGCGCTGTTTCGCACGGCCGAGGGCGATTATGAATTGATGATCGTGTCGCTCGGCCTTCAGAATTTTGACGGCCTGCGCCTGTGCAGCCAGTTGCGCTCGCTCGACCGGACCCGCAGCCTTCCCATTCTCGCGCTCTGTGAGCCGGACGATAACGCCAAGCTGATGCGCGGTCTCGAGATCGGCATCAACGACTATCTGCTGCGGCCGATCGACAAGAACGAGATGCTGGCGCGGGTGCGCACGCAGATCCGCAAGAAGCGCTACACCGAGCGGTTGCGCGACAATGTTCAGCTTTCGATCGAGGCCGCGATCACCGACGGCCTGACCGGGCTCTACAACCGCCGCTACATGGAGAGCCATCTCGCCACGCTGATCGAGCAGGCCGCCGGCCGCCACAAGCCGCTGACGGTGCTGGTGCTGGACATCGACTATTTCAAGTCGATCAATGACACCTATGGGCATGACGCCGGCGACGACGTGCTGCGCGAATTTGCCATCAGGGTGCGCAAGTCGATCCGCGGCATCGACCTCGCATGTCGTCACGGTGGCGAGGAGTTTGTGATCGTCATGCCGGAAACCGACCTCGCCGTCGCCGCCACCGTGGCGGAGCGTTTACGCCGTCGCATCGCCATGGAAGCCTTCCCGATCGAGCAGGGACGGCGGTCCATCGACGTGACCATTTCGATCGGAATTGCAGCGCTGGAAGGTGTGGGCGACTCTGCGAACAATCTGCTGAAACGAGCTGATCAGGCCCTGTACCGGGCGAAACGGGACGGGCGCAACCGCGTCGTCGCCGACGCGGCATAA
- a CDS encoding response regulator: protein MPKTVLIVEDNELNMKLFHDLLEAHGYQTVGTRNGIEAMDLARRHRPDLILMDIQLPEVSGLEVTKWLKDDSELKSIPVVAVTAFAMKGDEERIREGGCEAYLSKPISVGKFIETVRQFLGNA, encoded by the coding sequence ATGCCTAAGACTGTCCTGATCGTGGAGGACAATGAGCTCAATATGAAGCTCTTCCACGATCTGCTCGAAGCGCATGGCTATCAGACCGTCGGCACCCGCAACGGCATCGAGGCAATGGATCTTGCGCGCCGTCACCGGCCTGACTTGATCCTGATGGATATTCAACTGCCGGAAGTCTCCGGCCTCGAAGTCACCAAGTGGCTCAAAGACGATTCCGAACTGAAATCCATTCCGGTGGTCGCCGTGACGGCTTTTGCCATGAAGGGCGATGAAGAGCGGATCCGCGAAGGCGGCTGCGAGGCCTATCTTTCCAAGCCGATTTCCGTTGGCAAATTTATTGAAACCGTCCGCCAGTTTCTGGGTAATGCTTAA
- a CDS encoding DUF3572 domain-containing protein, protein MVKKTSKPSRDRAEGVAIAALTFIAADPERLGRFLASTGIGPADIRIAAQQPLFLAGVIGHIAADEQLLLAFAAEIGVQPDEIDRARKALSGPDWERDAP, encoded by the coding sequence ATGGTTAAGAAAACATCAAAGCCGTCGCGGGATCGGGCCGAGGGCGTCGCCATAGCCGCCCTCACCTTCATTGCCGCCGATCCGGAGCGGCTTGGACGCTTTCTCGCGTCGACCGGCATTGGGCCCGCTGATATCCGCATCGCTGCACAGCAGCCGCTGTTCCTGGCTGGCGTCATCGGGCACATCGCCGCCGACGAGCAATTATTACTGGCCTTTGCGGCTGAAATTGGCGTGCAGCCCGATGAGATTGACCGCGCGCGAAAGGCGCTCAGCGGCCCGGACTGGGAACGCGACGCTCCATGA
- a CDS encoding DNA polymerase IV: MTPGFCRDCLGDAPAGIARCRNCGSPRLLRHKSLDSLAIAHVDCDAFYATIEKRDNPSLADKPLIVGGGRRGVVATACYLARTYGVRSAMPMFEAKRLCPHAEIVPPNMSKYVAVAREVRRLMLDLTPQVEPVSIDEAFMNLSGTTRLHGMFPAKSLARFARNVETQLGITVSIGLSANKFLAKIASDLDKPRGFATLGQDEAAAFLADKPVSLIFGVGRVAQERLAKDGFHKISDLQKADETDLMRRFGAEGQRLWRLARGIDHRQIVPDRDAKTISSETTFNDDIADLRSLEKILWALSEKVSARLKAKALAGATITLKLKSADFRLKTRARSLDHPTQLAGRIYAAGRDLLAREIDGTKYRLIGIGVAALTSDERADPADLIDIRGTRDAAAERALDRLRERFGTQAILKGLGLGSEASDED, from the coding sequence ATGACACCCGGATTCTGCCGCGATTGTCTCGGCGACGCGCCTGCCGGCATCGCGCGCTGCCGAAACTGCGGTTCCCCGCGCCTGCTCCGCCACAAGAGCCTCGATTCTCTCGCCATTGCGCATGTCGATTGCGATGCCTTTTACGCAACGATTGAGAAACGTGACAATCCGTCGCTGGCCGACAAGCCGTTAATCGTGGGCGGCGGTCGGCGCGGCGTCGTCGCCACGGCCTGTTACCTCGCGCGCACTTACGGCGTGCGCTCCGCCATGCCGATGTTCGAGGCAAAGCGGCTCTGCCCGCATGCCGAGATCGTTCCACCGAACATGTCGAAATATGTCGCGGTGGCGCGCGAGGTGCGCCGGCTGATGCTCGATCTCACCCCGCAGGTCGAGCCGGTTTCGATCGACGAAGCCTTCATGAACCTGTCCGGCACGACGCGCCTGCACGGAATGTTTCCGGCCAAGTCGCTTGCCCGGTTCGCACGGAATGTCGAAACACAATTGGGCATCACGGTTTCGATCGGACTGTCCGCGAACAAGTTTCTCGCCAAGATTGCCTCGGACCTCGACAAGCCGCGCGGCTTTGCCACGCTGGGGCAGGACGAAGCCGCCGCTTTTCTTGCTGACAAACCCGTTTCACTGATTTTCGGTGTCGGACGCGTCGCCCAGGAGCGGCTTGCGAAGGACGGCTTTCACAAGATCTCCGATCTGCAGAAAGCTGATGAGACCGACCTGATGCGCCGCTTCGGCGCCGAAGGACAGCGTCTGTGGCGGCTGGCGCGCGGGATCGACCATCGTCAGATCGTCCCCGATCGCGACGCCAAGACCATTTCATCCGAAACGACATTCAATGACGACATCGCCGACCTGCGATCCCTGGAGAAGATATTGTGGGCCTTGTCTGAAAAAGTCTCCGCCCGGCTCAAGGCCAAGGCGCTGGCCGGAGCGACCATCACTTTGAAGCTGAAGAGCGCCGATTTCCGTCTCAAAACGCGCGCGCGTTCACTCGACCATCCGACGCAACTGGCCGGCCGCATTTACGCGGCCGGTCGCGATCTGTTGGCGCGTGAGATCGACGGCACGAAATACCGACTGATCGGCATCGGCGTCGCTGCATTGACGTCTGATGAAAGAGCCGATCCGGCTGACCTGATCGACATCCGTGGCACCCGTGACGCCGCTGCCGAACGCGCGCTCGACAGGCTGCGCGAGCGCTTCGGGACACAGGCGATCCTCAAGGGGCTGGGGCTGGGCAGCGAAGCAAGCGACGAAGACTAG
- a CDS encoding glutathione S-transferase family protein produces MTITITAFERSPDGGKGLARDMRVRWALEEVGQRYEVRLVSFAAMKEPAHRALHPFGQIPTYEEGDLVLFETGAIVLHIAERTAGLLPDDANARARAITWVFAAVNTVEPSILELANARLLERDKSWYAERLPLVEDRVRDRLGQLSTRLGNADWLDGAFSAGDLMMVSVLLRLRSSGILNEYPNLAAYVTRGEARPAYKRAFDAQLAVYTGKVNH; encoded by the coding sequence ATGACCATAACCATTACCGCCTTTGAACGGTCACCCGATGGCGGCAAGGGACTGGCGCGTGATATGCGTGTTCGCTGGGCACTTGAAGAAGTGGGCCAACGCTACGAGGTTCGCCTTGTTTCGTTTGCGGCGATGAAGGAACCCGCGCATCGCGCGCTCCATCCCTTCGGGCAGATTCCGACCTATGAGGAAGGCGACCTCGTCCTGTTCGAGACAGGGGCGATCGTGTTGCACATCGCCGAGCGCACTGCGGGCCTGTTGCCGGACGATGCCAATGCCCGGGCGCGCGCGATCACATGGGTGTTTGCTGCGGTCAACACGGTGGAGCCGTCGATTCTTGAACTCGCGAACGCCAGGCTCCTCGAGCGCGACAAGTCCTGGTACGCCGAGCGCCTGCCGCTGGTCGAGGATCGCGTCCGCGATCGTTTGGGCCAACTTTCCACTCGCCTGGGCAATGCCGACTGGCTCGATGGTGCATTCAGCGCCGGCGACCTGATGATGGTGTCGGTGCTCCTCAGACTGAGGTCATCGGGCATTCTGAACGAATATCCAAACCTGGCCGCTTATGTGACACGCGGCGAAGCGCGGCCCGCCTACAAACGGGCCTTTGACGCTCAATTGGCGGTCTACACTGGCAAGGTAAACCATTGA
- a CDS encoding cell envelope integrity EipB family protein gives MNFSSRAVLCSATGLAAALCFGWPAAGWSQPRIELAPHRAVYDLKLSQARGNRPVESVRGRILYDFSGSRCEGYALQFRQVSEIDLGEGKTLTTDLRATTWEEGAANSFRFKSENFINQNLTDTVDGNAQRRNAGVSIALTKPGNKKFDIEPTIIFPTDHMRRIIEAALEGKTILELPVYDGSETGEKIYDTLTVIGQEIAPEKRPDDAAGRTDSLSRLKRWPVSISYFDRSKKTGEQTPVYSIKFEVYENGISRNLSLDYNDFVIAGEMTSIEIGNAKPCK, from the coding sequence ATGAATTTTTCTTCTCGCGCCGTCCTTTGCAGCGCAACCGGGCTCGCTGCGGCCTTGTGTTTCGGATGGCCTGCGGCCGGCTGGAGCCAGCCCCGCATCGAACTCGCGCCGCACCGGGCCGTATATGACTTGAAACTGTCGCAAGCGCGCGGCAACCGGCCTGTCGAATCAGTCCGCGGCCGTATTCTCTATGATTTCTCCGGCAGCCGCTGCGAGGGTTATGCCCTGCAATTCCGCCAGGTTTCGGAAATCGATCTTGGCGAGGGCAAGACGTTGACAACCGATCTGCGCGCCACGACCTGGGAAGAGGGCGCGGCAAACAGTTTTCGCTTCAAGTCGGAAAACTTCATCAACCAGAACCTGACCGATACCGTCGACGGCAATGCGCAGCGCCGCAATGCCGGCGTGTCGATTGCCTTGACCAAGCCGGGCAACAAGAAATTCGACATCGAGCCGACGATCATTTTCCCGACCGATCACATGCGGCGGATCATCGAAGCGGCGCTGGAAGGCAAGACCATTCTTGAACTGCCGGTCTATGACGGCTCGGAAACAGGCGAGAAGATCTACGACACCCTCACGGTGATCGGGCAGGAGATCGCGCCTGAGAAGAGACCGGATGATGCGGCCGGCCGGACCGACAGCCTGTCCAGGCTGAAACGCTGGCCGGTGAGCATCAGCTATTTCGACAGGTCAAAGAAGACCGGCGAGCAGACGCCCGTTTATTCGATCAAGTTCGAAGTCTACGAGAACGGAATCTCGCGCAATCTGTCGCTCGACTACAATGATTTCGTGATTGCCGGCGAAATGACCTCGATCGAGATCGGCAACGCCAAGCCGTGCAAGTAG
- a CDS encoding RidA family protein, which translates to MAGAVEKKLAELGITLHTPASPVANYVGFVRTGNLLVVSGQVCFDAEGNLVAKGKLGGEVSVEDGQKAARACAINLLAQIKAALGDLDKVQRVVRLGGFVNAVPTFLDGPKVLNGASDLMVTAFGDKGRHARTTVGVSVLPMDAAVEVEGMFEVA; encoded by the coding sequence ATGGCGGGGGCAGTCGAGAAGAAACTGGCGGAACTGGGCATCACCCTGCACACACCCGCATCTCCGGTTGCCAATTATGTCGGTTTTGTCCGCACGGGGAACCTGCTGGTCGTTTCGGGGCAGGTCTGTTTCGACGCGGAAGGCAATCTGGTCGCCAAGGGAAAGCTCGGCGGCGAGGTGTCGGTCGAGGACGGGCAGAAGGCCGCGCGCGCCTGCGCCATAAACCTGCTGGCGCAGATCAAGGCCGCGCTCGGCGATCTCGACAAGGTGCAGCGCGTCGTGCGCCTCGGCGGCTTCGTCAACGCGGTGCCGACATTTCTCGACGGCCCCAAGGTGCTGAACGGCGCCTCCGATCTGATGGTCACGGCGTTCGGCGACAAGGGCCGCCATGCCCGCACCACCGTCGGTGTTTCCGTGCTGCCCATGGACGCCGCGGTTGAGGTGGAAGGCATGTTCGAGGTCGCGTGA
- a CDS encoding glycerophosphodiester phosphodiesterase family protein: MAGLDWLTARPVAHRGLHDAGHGVIENTASAFAAAIENNYAIECDLRLSADNEVMVFHDRTLDRLTEASGEVIRKTAGELGAVMFKSTADRMMTLAQLCELVGGRVPLILELKSEFDGDLRLPQRVADILRGYAGPVAAMSFDPAQVAALAALAPGLPRGIVAERYYKHPEWKRLRAHDRWRLAHLLHALRTRPHFVAYAVNDLPAAAPLLARWLFGLPLLTWTVRTEAQRTCAARWADQMIFEGFRP, encoded by the coding sequence ATGGCAGGCCTCGACTGGCTGACCGCAAGACCGGTGGCGCATCGCGGATTGCATGACGCCGGCCATGGCGTGATTGAAAACACCGCCTCCGCCTTCGCCGCGGCGATCGAGAACAACTATGCGATCGAGTGCGACCTGCGGCTTTCCGCCGACAACGAGGTCATGGTGTTTCATGACCGCACGCTGGATCGGCTGACCGAGGCGAGCGGCGAAGTCATCCGCAAGACCGCGGGTGAACTCGGCGCCGTGATGTTCAAGTCGACGGCGGATCGCATGATGACGCTGGCGCAGCTCTGCGAGCTCGTCGGCGGGCGGGTTCCGCTGATCCTCGAACTGAAGAGTGAATTCGACGGCGACCTGCGCCTGCCGCAGCGCGTGGCCGACATCCTGCGAGGCTATGCCGGTCCTGTCGCCGCAATGTCGTTCGATCCGGCACAGGTGGCGGCATTGGCCGCTCTCGCACCGGGGCTGCCGCGCGGAATCGTGGCCGAGCGTTACTACAAGCATCCGGAATGGAAGCGTTTGCGCGCCCATGACCGGTGGCGGCTGGCGCATCTTCTGCACGCCCTGCGTACTCGCCCGCATTTTGTGGCCTATGCGGTGAACGATCTGCCCGCCGCCGCGCCGCTGCTGGCACGGTGGCTGTTCGGCCTGCCGCTCCTGACCTGGACCGTGCGGACCGAGGCGCAGCGGACTTGCGCCGCACGCTGGGCCGACCAGATGATTTTCGAGGGATTTCGGCCATAA
- a CDS encoding GNAT family N-acetyltransferase, giving the protein MSSSASSPDTAATVQLRAVSDIAAVGPAAWDSCVQQSSVLRPQPHLLSQQSQDGLRNISANPFVSYAFLYALEASQCVGRRAGWLPQHLVLEDDRGQVLGVAPCYLKTHSQGEYVFDHAWADAYERAGGDYYPKLQVSVPFTPATGPRLLLNSTTHAETGRAALAEGLIALCQQRQASGVHATFLQPADRDALSAKGYLIRTDQQFHWDNPGYSSFEDFLSALSSRKRKFIRRERREALASGLSIDWLTGSDLTESIWDTFFAFYMDTGSRKWGRPYLNCKFFSLIGESMRDRILLVMAKREGRYIAGAINFVGDSILFGRHWGAVEHHPFLHFEVCYYQAMDYAIAHKLPRVEAGAQGEHKLTRGYAPVTTYSAHYIADPGLRRAIADYLKRERLHVDAAGRELAAYTPFRKTAAAED; this is encoded by the coding sequence ATGTCCTCTTCGGCCTCTTCCCCCGACACCGCAGCGACGGTCCAGCTTCGCGCGGTGTCCGATATCGCCGCCGTCGGCCCCGCGGCCTGGGATTCATGTGTCCAGCAATCCAGTGTTTTGCGGCCACAGCCTCATCTGTTGTCTCAGCAGAGCCAAGATGGATTGCGAAACATTTCCGCCAACCCATTCGTTTCATACGCTTTTCTGTATGCGCTGGAAGCCTCGCAATGCGTCGGACGCCGCGCCGGCTGGCTGCCTCAGCACCTCGTTCTTGAGGATGATCGCGGTCAGGTCCTTGGTGTCGCACCCTGCTATCTGAAGACGCATTCGCAGGGCGAGTATGTGTTCGACCATGCCTGGGCGGACGCCTATGAGCGGGCCGGGGGCGACTATTACCCCAAGCTGCAAGTGTCGGTGCCGTTCACGCCCGCGACCGGGCCTCGCCTGCTGCTCAATTCCACGACGCATGCCGAAACCGGCCGTGCCGCCCTGGCCGAGGGGCTGATCGCCCTCTGCCAGCAGCGGCAAGCCTCCGGCGTGCACGCCACCTTCCTGCAGCCGGCCGATCGCGACGCCCTTTCGGCGAAGGGATATCTGATCCGCACCGACCAGCAATTCCATTGGGACAATCCCGGTTATTCCTCCTTCGAGGATTTCCTGAGCGCCCTCTCCTCGCGCAAGCGCAAGTTCATCCGCCGCGAACGCCGCGAGGCCCTGGCTTCCGGCCTCAGCATCGACTGGCTCACCGGCTCCGACCTGACAGAATCCATCTGGGACACCTTCTTCGCCTTCTACATGGATACCGGCTCGCGCAAATGGGGCCGTCCCTATCTCAACTGCAAATTCTTCTCGCTGATCGGCGAGAGCATGCGCGACCGCATCCTGCTGGTGATGGCGAAGCGCGAGGGGCGCTACATTGCAGGCGCCATCAACTTCGTCGGCGATAGCATCTTGTTCGGCCGCCACTGGGGCGCGGTCGAGCATCATCCCTTCCTGCATTTCGAGGTCTGCTATTACCAGGCCATGGATTACGCCATCGCGCACAAGCTGCCGCGTGTCGAAGCCGGCGCACAGGGCGAGCACAAGCTCACGCGCGGCTATGCGCCGGTGACGACCTATTCCGCCCACTACATTGCCGATCCCGGATTGCGGCGGGCGATTGCCGATTACCTGAAGCGCGAGCGGCTGCATGTGGACGCCGCCGGCCGGGAACTTGCCGCCTACACGCCTTTCCGCAAAACTGCTGCCGCAGAGGATTGA
- a CDS encoding HIT family protein: protein MPAYDPNNIFAKILRGELPCHKIYEDERAFVFLDIMPRAPGHTLILPKAPARNVLDVPPDDLAHVIKVAQKVAKAAMTAFEADGVTIQQFNESAGGQVVFHLHVHVIPRKEGVSMKPPASEKEKPEVLAEHAKRLSAALGSV from the coding sequence ATGCCGGCTTACGACCCCAACAACATTTTTGCGAAGATCCTGCGCGGCGAACTGCCGTGCCACAAGATCTACGAGGACGAGCGCGCTTTCGTCTTTCTCGACATCATGCCGCGCGCGCCCGGCCACACGCTGATCCTGCCCAAGGCTCCGGCCCGCAATGTGCTGGACGTGCCGCCTGACGACCTCGCGCATGTGATCAAGGTGGCGCAGAAGGTTGCGAAAGCCGCGATGACGGCGTTCGAGGCCGACGGCGTCACCATCCAGCAATTCAACGAAAGCGCCGGCGGACAGGTGGTGTTTCACCTGCACGTGCATGTCATCCCGCGCAAGGAAGGCGTCTCCATGAAGCCGCCGGCGAGCGAGAAGGAAAAGCCGGAAGTGCTGGCCGAGCACGCCAAAAGGCTGTCGGCGGCTCTTGGCTCCGTGTAG
- a CDS encoding VOC family protein, whose product MALKRMDNVGIVVDDLGGTIDFFRDLGLELEGRATIEGEWAGRVTGLGNQRVEIAMMRTPDGHGRLELSRFLTPPAVADHRNAPVNALGYLRVMFAVDDIDETLERLRNRGAQLVGEVVQYRDAYRLCYIRGPEGLLIGLAQELS is encoded by the coding sequence ATGGCGCTCAAACGGATGGACAACGTCGGAATCGTCGTCGATGATCTCGGAGGGACAATTGATTTCTTTCGCGACCTCGGCCTTGAGCTCGAAGGGCGGGCCACGATCGAAGGAGAATGGGCCGGACGTGTCACCGGACTGGGCAATCAGCGCGTCGAGATTGCCATGATGCGCACGCCGGACGGCCACGGCCGGCTGGAGCTATCCCGCTTCCTCACGCCGCCTGCCGTCGCGGATCACCGCAACGCCCCAGTCAACGCTCTAGGCTATCTTCGCGTCATGTTCGCCGTGGACGACATCGACGAGACGCTTGAAAGGCTGCGCAATCGCGGCGCGCAGCTCGTAGGCGAAGTCGTCCAATACAGGGACGCGTATCGGCTCTGCTATATCCGCGGGCCTGAAGGGCTTCTCATCGGACTCGCCCAAGAACTCAGCTGA
- a CDS encoding AzlD domain-containing protein, whose translation MSVLTEQLWPYLVLVLVGFLPNEVWRAFGLVASRGLDEGSEILIWVRAVATAVLAAVIARLTIFAPGALASIPLSVRLIAVAAGFVAFTLIRRSVFAGVATGVATLILGTLVSEWLLRG comes from the coding sequence ATGAGCGTATTGACGGAGCAGCTTTGGCCCTATCTGGTGCTGGTTCTGGTCGGCTTTCTGCCGAACGAAGTCTGGCGCGCCTTCGGTCTGGTCGCCTCGCGCGGCCTTGACGAAGGCTCGGAGATCCTGATCTGGGTGCGCGCGGTCGCGACCGCGGTGCTCGCTGCGGTTATCGCCAGGCTGACGATTTTCGCCCCTGGCGCGCTTGCCTCCATTCCGCTGTCTGTGCGCTTGATCGCGGTCGCGGCCGGCTTTGTCGCCTTCACCCTCATCCGCCGCTCGGTCTTCGCCGGCGTCGCGACAGGTGTTGCCACACTGATCCTCGGCACCCTGGTGAGCGAATGGCTGTTGCGGGGCTGA
- a CDS encoding AzlC family ABC transporter permease, which translates to MLGPSLHFESSSSAFLAGYRSAWLSVFAYVLFGTYIGVGALAHDFGFSVWWVGLTTILIWAGPAQVILISALGAGSPLIEVAIAVGLSGVRLLPMVVSLLPLLKGPKTRFRELILPAHMTAVSMWVESMRLAPLVAVERRIPFVNGLGAGYFSSALIATFGGYYLAAQLPALLTAALLFLTPMSFLVSIARNSRELIDRLALLFGLIIGPILAYYAVNLDIMWSGVIGGTLAYGAHRIWGRRR; encoded by the coding sequence ATGTTGGGACCCAGCCTGCACTTCGAATCGTCATCCTCCGCTTTCCTCGCCGGCTATCGTTCGGCCTGGCTGTCGGTCTTTGCCTATGTGCTGTTTGGCACCTATATCGGCGTCGGCGCGCTGGCGCACGATTTCGGCTTCAGCGTCTGGTGGGTGGGTCTGACGACCATCCTGATCTGGGCCGGTCCGGCGCAGGTGATTTTGATCTCTGCGCTCGGCGCCGGTTCGCCGCTGATTGAGGTGGCGATTGCGGTCGGTCTCAGCGGCGTGCGCCTCCTGCCGATGGTGGTTTCGCTCCTGCCGCTCCTTAAAGGCCCGAAGACGCGCTTTCGCGAATTGATCCTGCCGGCGCACATGACTGCGGTCAGCATGTGGGTGGAATCGATGCGGCTGGCGCCGCTGGTCGCGGTGGAGCGGCGCATTCCCTTCGTGAACGGCCTCGGCGCCGGTTATTTTTCCTCCGCGCTGATCGCGACCTTCGGCGGCTATTATCTCGCCGCGCAATTGCCGGCGCTTTTGACCGCCGCGCTCCTGTTCCTGACGCCGATGTCGTTTCTGGTGTCGATCGCCCGCAACAGCCGCGAACTGATCGACCGGCTGGCGCTGCTGTTCGGCCTGATCATCGGGCCGATCCTCGCCTATTACGCGGTCAATCTCGACATCATGTGGTCCGGAGTCATCGGCGGTACCCTGGCGTATGGAGCACACAGGATTTGGGGGCGCCGGCGATGA
- a CDS encoding low affinity iron permease family protein, translated as MSTYKNGKNGSSALFTKVANATSHAAGKALTFGIAVLIVLVWGISGPIFGFSDTWQLVINTGTTIVTFLMVFLIQNSQNRDGAAIQVKLDELIRNSKAHNRFVGIEHLTDDELEEIRAKCEERAKADDDDDKVVSLDRAARKAEQASTS; from the coding sequence ATGTCTACTTATAAAAACGGAAAAAACGGCAGCAGTGCCCTCTTCACAAAAGTGGCCAACGCTACCTCGCACGCTGCCGGCAAGGCGTTGACCTTCGGCATCGCCGTGTTGATCGTGCTTGTATGGGGCATCTCGGGGCCGATCTTCGGCTTCTCCGACACTTGGCAATTGGTCATCAACACCGGGACAACCATCGTAACGTTCCTGATGGTGTTCCTCATCCAGAATTCGCAGAATCGCGACGGCGCCGCCATCCAGGTCAAGCTGGATGAACTGATCCGCAACAGCAAGGCGCACAACCGCTTCGTCGGCATCGAGCACCTGACCGACGATGAGCTGGAAGAAATCCGGGCCAAGTGTGAGGAACGCGCGAAGGCTGATGATGACGATGACAAGGTCGTCAGCCTCGACCGGGCGGCGCGTAAGGCTGAGCAGGCGAGCACGTCCTGA
- a CDS encoding glutathione S-transferase family protein, with protein MADDLVLYTNPMSRGRIARWMLEEVGAPYRAEILDFGTTMKAPAYLALNPMGKVPTIQHGDTVVTECAAICAYLADAFPAAKLAPPTDRRGKYYRWLFFTAGPVEAAVSNNALGLTVPADRERMIGYGTYGAVMDTLERAVSAQPYVAGDSFTAADVYVGSHIGWGLQFGSIEKRKAFEDYWGRLKDRPAHLRATELDDAAMPKQS; from the coding sequence ATGGCCGACGATCTCGTCCTCTACACCAACCCAATGTCGCGCGGACGCATCGCCCGCTGGATGCTGGAAGAGGTCGGCGCGCCCTACCGCGCCGAGATTCTGGATTTCGGCACGACCATGAAGGCGCCGGCTTATCTTGCACTCAATCCCATGGGCAAGGTGCCGACGATCCAGCACGGCGACACCGTCGTCACCGAATGCGCCGCGATCTGCGCCTACCTCGCCGACGCGTTTCCGGCTGCGAAGCTCGCGCCGCCGACCGACAGGCGCGGCAAGTATTACCGCTGGCTGTTCTTCACCGCGGGTCCGGTGGAAGCGGCGGTGAGCAACAACGCGCTGGGTTTGACAGTGCCGGCCGACCGAGAACGCATGATCGGCTACGGCACCTATGGGGCGGTGATGGACACGCTCGAGCGCGCGGTGAGCGCGCAGCCTTATGTGGCGGGCGATTCATTCACCGCGGCCGACGTCTATGTCGGCTCGCATATCGGTTGGGGTCTGCAATTCGGCTCAATCGAGAAGCGCAAGGCGTTTGAGGATTACTGGGGCCGGCTCAAGGACCGGCCCGCGCATCTGCGCGCGACCGAGCTTGATGACGCGGCGATGCCGAAGCAATCCTAA